The following is a genomic window from Sulfuricurvum sp..
AAATCCTGCTGGGGCATTTACCAAATCAAAGAGGCGGTTTTCATCTACATCCACCTCTTTAGAGACTTTTTTCTTGATGGTTTTAGTGACCTCTTCACTCACCTCTTCTTCCACACCGCTCTCTTCATTCAACACTTTTTTCACAACTGTTTCAGTCACTTTTTCATCGACGCTCTCTTCGATTGTGATTGTTTTAGTAGAGTGGAATGTTGCGAGATACTCTGTTACGGATGTCGGCATTGTTGCTTTATCCCCGAAAAGATCGAGCATAAGATACAATGCCGCCTCTTCCATCATCGGTGCATGGTTAAGCTGTGTGAGATTTTTGGACATCCCCTCAATCACAGGATCGTTAATCGGGTGGAAGTAAAGCCCCGCACCTTTGTTCATCGACAACGCATTATTCATCGCAAAGCGAGCATTGGGGTTATCGGTTTTGAGAGCACTTCCGATGGAGACCACGAAATCGGCTTCATGAACCTGTTTCAAATCACCATTGTAGAGAGCTTTACCACTCACACCGCTGTAACTCATCAAGAATTTTTTCAATGCAAGAGCTTCGTTATTCACTAAACGGTAACCGAATTTCTCTTTAAGACGTTGAAGAATCATCGCCTCTTCGTTCGTGATGGTGGAGGTAAAAGCAATCGTATCGCTATTTTTAAATACTTCAATCGCACTAGTAAACGCTTCAGGATTTTTCACTACATCCCGATTCTCAAAATCGAACCCGTAACGTCCTGCACCACACAGTGATACATAGTTCCACTCATTTTTCACACGGTAGATTTTCGGATCAGAATTTTCGATAGAGGTGTGTTTAATATCGTAGCTGATTTGACATCCTGCACTACAGTGGGCACACGTTGCCGGAATTTGGGTATGTTCCCATGCATTTGAGGTGTATTGGTAGTCACTGCTCACCAATGCACCGACCGGACACACAGAGCTACACTCTCCGCAATTGGTACAATCGAGTGTATCACCGCCATTAGGAGCAATCAACGATTTGTTAAGTTTGTTCCACATCGCGTAGGCATCTTTAGGCATACTCTCTTTAAATGTTGCTTCAATCGCGTCACTTCCACGAGCCGAGGTAGAGAGTGCCCCATCCCCGATCATATCTTTACACACCGTAATACAACGCTCACACATGATACACAACGCCGGATCATAGTGGATTAAACCCCAGTTTTGGGCTGGTTTATGGGTATCTTTGATTGAATAGTTTTGAGAATCTACCCCTATTTCTAACGTATAGTTTTGCAGTTCACATTCACCTGATTGGTCGCATACTCCACACTCTAATGGGTGATTGACATCATAAACTTCCATAATGGCACGACGTTCAGCCAAAATATTTGGGGTTGTCGTGACGATTTCCATCCCTTGTTTTGCTTTTGCATTACACGCATAGACCTGCTTACCATCCGCTTCCACCAAACAGACCCTACATGCCAAGGTTGGTGAACAACGGGTCAGATAACAAATGGCAGGGATAAATATCCCATTGGCACGTGCCGCATTGAGGAGATATTCACCCTCTTGCGTCGTGACCAATTTGCCATCTATGGTGATCGTTATTTCGTTCATGATTTAACTCCCCATCTTTTTAAGTTTAATTTTTTCAAACCGATACCTTTTAGGCATTGCACCAAATGCCGTATCATAAGCAGGCACAAGAGCAATAGTCCCTTTTAACGTTTCATCCAACACAAAAGTTCGTACTTGGTCGCATCCCTCTATTTGAACACTCTCACCATCTTGAAGACGTGCAGCAGCGGCAAATTGTGATGATCCACGCAACGCCGTATCCTCTTCTAGTTGAGATGTTCGTGCCGTGTAGCTATTGAATTGATTAATAGGATTACAATAGTAGGCAACCGTTCCATTGAATTCCGGTAAATCCTCTATCTCTTCGAGTTCACCACTAATCGGAGATTCTACACTCTCCAACATGTACCCTCGGTTATCCTCACCTAACACTCCGTAAAAATTGCCCAGTGTATCAAATTCAGCACCGCTAAACCCTTTTGAACGTGGCAGTTGAGCCGTATAATCAATCGTATACTTCGACACAACACCTAATGCACAAGCGATATCATTGAGGCAATACCCCTCAAAAGCGACCGCTACATTGGTGGAGAGAAGCTGATAATTGAGACTTACAAACGTCCCCTCTTGGCTATTGAGTGCCGGAAGAGCCATATCTACATCCCCGATAGAACCGACAACAAAATCTCCCGAAGCGTTATATCCGATTACAGGGGAGATCGCTTCATCATTGTCCAAATCACAGATGAGTGAAACACCAACGGTATTGACGTTTTGCGGTACTACCACCAAAGAAAAGTCGCTATTCGCTTCTATAAGCGCACACAGTTTTGCGATATTAGAAGCACGGTTATGCGCCAATACGTCTGAACCAATAATGAGTGTTTTGCGTTTTAAACGTCGGAATGTTGTTGTGATACGGCTAAACTCTTCATCACCGACATTACTTTCAGCACACAAGTATCCATCATCCAAGCCGTCCAAATAGCTTTTGAGTTCATCACTCAAATCACCGCTTTCCAAAAGTGTTTTTGCGAGCATTGCCATAACACCCTCTTCTGAACCCGCTTCGTATCGGATGTTTTGGGTGATTATATTTTGCAGCAATGCATCTTCCATCGGATGCATATAGACTACTTTTGCTCCGTTATGGCGTGCGGCGGTGGTCATTGCGTAACGGATGGCAGGATTATCACTGCTGATTCGTCCCCCTAGTACAATAATTCCATCGCTTTGCTTAATCGCATCGAGAGTTCCGCTAAAAGCACTTTTTCCACTGATAGAGCTGTAAGCACTCATAAACGATTGATACGCACGTGCTTCTTCGTTGAACAATTTCACCCCAAGTTTCTCTTTGAGACGTTGCAGTATCATCGCCTCTTCGTTGGTAATGAGTGAACTAAAACGGATCGCTTTTGCCTCGCTAAACGCTTTAAGTGTCTGGTTGAATAGGGCTTCATCTTTAGAGGATTGAATGTCAAAATCAAACCCAAAACGTCCCGCCCCACACAACGTTGCGTATTCAAAGTTATTCGTAACACGGTAGATTTTTGAGCTCCCGCCATTGGCAATCGAATCGTGTTTGACTTCATACATCAACGAACATCCCGCTGAACAGTGGGCACACGTAGCAGGGATTTGACTCAATTCCCAAGCGTTGGCAGTATATTGGAAATTAGAACTTACCAACGCACCAACAGGACATACCGCGATACACTCTCCACAGAAAGTACAGTCGAGTTTGTCACTGTTTTTAGGGACAACAGCAGATTTATACCCCCCAAACTGTAAGGTAATCGCATCGTCTCCGATAACTTCATTACAAACGTGAACACATTTCTCACACAAAATACACAATGAAGGGTCATAATTAATCAATCCCCAATGCTCAATGTGGCGATGCTGGTCTTTGGCACTAAAATGTTGTGAAGATACCCCAAACTCTAATGTTTTATTTTGGAGATCACACGCTCCCGATTTATCGCACACTCCACACTCTAAGGGGTGATTGACATCGTAAAGACGCATGATATTAGTTCGCTCGTTTTTCAAACGTTCAGAATCGATGGTTACCTCTAACCCTTCGGTCGGAGGTGTTTGACAGCTGAGGATGAACCCCTCAGTGACATTGGTTTCAACAACACACAAACGGCACGATGCACACGGTGTTGTTTTTTCGATGTAACACATTGTCGGGATATAAAACCCTGCCTTACGCGCCGCTTGGAGAATTGTTTCACCTTTTTGGGCGGTTACGGGTTGGTTATTGATTGTAAAATGTATCATGCCCGCCTCCATTAGTGCGCTACCATCGCGATATAATAACAACGCATACAGCGTTCCGCTTCTGCGAGTGCCTCTTCTTGGGTAAAGCCGTATTTCACCTCACGGTTATTATCCCGTCGTTCACCCACGGTAAGAACTTCACTGTGTTGACGCGGCAATCCCGGAAGCCAACCAGCAATCTTCTCTTTTTTGTTATAGACTTTGAGTTTGCGCAAGTGATCTTCCATAATCTCATCGTTCGACAATGTGATTTCACCACTCTGGACATAACGACTCATCACTGACGCGGCACGCTTAGCTTGACCCACGGCATTAACGATGGTCATTGGACCATACTCACAATCCCCAGCCGCAAAAATCCCTTTACGAGAGGTCATGTAATCTTTACCGTTGGTTTTGATCGTCGCCCACGAAGTACGTTCAATCTCCCACTCTTCAGGAATCAGTTTCAAATCGGCACTTTGAGAAACGGCAGGGATGAGATAATCACACTCCATCTCAAAACTAGCCCCTTCGATTTTTTCCAACGTTGCACGTCCACCGTTAGGATCAGGTACGAGTTCAAATCGATCAATCAACAACGATTTGAGAACATTATTCTCATCACGCATCTCCGCAACCGCAGAGTGGAAAATAAATTCTACACCCTCTTCTACCGCTTCATGATACTCTTCATAGGTGGTGTTATTGATGATGGTTCGCTCATCACGACGATAGATCATTACCACTTTTTTGGCATTGGCACGGATTGAACAGCGAACTACGTCCATAGAGGTAAATCCACCCCCGACACACACAACTGTTTTACCGCTCAAATCGACATAATCTTTATCCAACATATGTCTTTTTTGATCCGCTTCGGGAACCATAATGCCGTATTTCACTTCGAGATTCACTTTATCGAGAAAATCGATTGCTCCCCAGTACCCTTGAATCTCAGAACGTTCGTTATCACAATAGACTTTTTTCGAAATACGGGTACCCGTGGCGACCAATACCGCATCATAATCTGATTCATATTGACGCATCATATCGGCGGTCACTTTCGTATTCGTGATAAAGTTCACCCCCAAAGAGCGTACCGCTTCGATGTCTTGATTATATTTGTCAATCGGCATACGGTATTCCGGTACACCAACCGCAACTTCACCGCCAAGAACCGGAAGTTCTTCGAAGACATCCACATCGATTCCATCGAGTGCGAGATAATACGCCCCCGTTAGTCCCGCAGGACCGGCACCAATAACCGCCACTTTTTTACCAATCTTCGGTTTTTGCTCACTTGGGTGAAAAAACCCAAAACCGTGATCAGTCTCGTAATCGGCACCCAAACGTTTAAGTTCCATAATTGAAATCGGCTCATCGAGATTGGTACGTCGACACTCAGTCTCACATGGATGGGGACAAACACGTCCACACGTATGAGCAAGCGGCATTGTTTGACGCGTCGCCATCAACGAATCATCAAAACGCAAATCGCGAACACCCTCGATATAGGCAGGAATATCGACGTGTGCAGGACAAGCATCCATACACGGTGCGGTAATTTTCGCAATGTAGCTAGTATCTTCCAAATGGTAATGTTTGGACGGTGTTTGGTTCTCGATACACGCCATGAACTCAGACTCAAAGTGGGTCATAAGATCTAGCAATGGATTAGGAACCGTTTTGCCGATTTCGCACTTAGAAGTCTCTTGCATCGTCCGAGAAACCTCTTTGAGGTGTTCCATATCAGAAAGCGCACCCTCACCGCGAGCGATTTTATCGAGCAAATCGTACAATATACGTCCGCCCCATCGCCCAGGTGCACAACGACCGCATGCTTCGGAATAGACCTGATACTGTGCAGCATATTCAGTGGCTAAACGGACAACATCAACATCGGGGTTAAACAACGCAACACCGTCCCAACCGATAAACGCTTTGGAATGGGCATGCTCGTTATACTGCTCCGGAAGATTGTAGGCTGATTTTTCCCACTCTTCTTCGGGCTTACCGATATTGTTGATCTGCTCTCCGCGCCATGTGGAGAAATAGACTTTACTCACATTTAGTCCTTAAGCTTGACCACGATGGTCCAATCGACTTCATTGAATTTCAATGAGTTTACAAGTTCAAATCCGTTCTCTTTGACCACATCGGCTGAACGCTGAATAGGGGAAAAATCACCGATCTCAAACAAGAAAATTAAAACCTCTTTTGGCTCTTTCTCTTCTTTTAAAATCTCAACCATGCGGTTTTCAAAAGCACCTTTTAGGTGACGAAGGTCGTAACGTTTCATAAAGTGCTCCTCTTAGCGGTCAACTTCACCGAAGACGATGTTGGTCGTCCCGATGATCGATACTACGTCTGGGATATAGTGTCCCGGTAATAAGTCTGTCAAAATTCCGGTGTGCCAAAATGACGGTGCACGAAGTTTTAGACGATACGGATAAGCTCCACCTTGGCTATTGATGTAATACCCAAGCTCCCCTTTAGGTGATTCGGTTGGGATATACACCTCTCCTACCGGAGGACGCATTCCCTGAGTCACAAGGACGAAATGTTGCATCAATGAGTAGTTTTGGGTCATGATGTCGAGTTTCGGTGCAGAGATATATTGCGGTGCGTGTGCCATCAATGCCGGTTCAGTCCCCGCATACATGTCGATTACTTGGTACAAGATTTTTGCCGACTCACGCATCTCTGCCATGTAAAGTTTATAACGTGCGTAGTTGTCCCCTTTATCCGAAACCGGAACATTGAACTCAACTTCATCATAAAGCTCATACGGCTCCTCTTTACGGATATCCCACTCAACACCCGAAGCACGGAGCATTACCCCTGAACATCCCCAACTAAGCGCCATCTCTTTAGAGATTACACCCACATTCTCCATACGCATTTTCCAGATACGGTTTGTATCGAGCAAGTCTTCGTAGTC
Proteins encoded in this region:
- a CDS encoding NADH-ubiquinone oxidoreductase subunit E family protein, giving the protein MKRYDLRHLKGAFENRMVEILKEEKEPKEVLIFLFEIGDFSPIQRSADVVKENGFELVNSLKFNEVDWTIVVKLKD
- a CDS encoding FAD-dependent oxidoreductase; this translates as MSKVYFSTWRGEQINNIGKPEEEWEKSAYNLPEQYNEHAHSKAFIGWDGVALFNPDVDVVRLATEYAAQYQVYSEACGRCAPGRWGGRILYDLLDKIARGEGALSDMEHLKEVSRTMQETSKCEIGKTVPNPLLDLMTHFESEFMACIENQTPSKHYHLEDTSYIAKITAPCMDACPAHVDIPAYIEGVRDLRFDDSLMATRQTMPLAHTCGRVCPHPCETECRRTNLDEPISIMELKRLGADYETDHGFGFFHPSEQKPKIGKKVAVIGAGPAGLTGAYYLALDGIDVDVFEELPVLGGEVAVGVPEYRMPIDKYNQDIEAVRSLGVNFITNTKVTADMMRQYESDYDAVLVATGTRISKKVYCDNERSEIQGYWGAIDFLDKVNLEVKYGIMVPEADQKRHMLDKDYVDLSGKTVVCVGGGFTSMDVVRCSIRANAKKVVMIYRRDERTIINNTTYEEYHEAVEEGVEFIFHSAVAEMRDENNVLKSLLIDRFELVPDPNGGRATLEKIEGASFEMECDYLIPAVSQSADLKLIPEEWEIERTSWATIKTNGKDYMTSRKGIFAAGDCEYGPMTIVNAVGQAKRAASVMSRYVQSGEITLSNDEIMEDHLRKLKVYNKKEKIAGWLPGLPRQHSEVLTVGERRDNNREVKYGFTQEEALAEAERCMRCYYIAMVAH
- a CDS encoding 2Fe-2S iron-sulfur cluster-binding protein, which translates into the protein MIHFTINNQPVTAQKGETILQAARKAGFYIPTMCYIEKTTPCASCRLCVVETNVTEGFILSCQTPPTEGLEVTIDSERLKNERTNIMRLYDVNHPLECGVCDKSGACDLQNKTLEFGVSSQHFSAKDQHRHIEHWGLINYDPSLCILCEKCVHVCNEVIGDDAITLQFGGYKSAVVPKNSDKLDCTFCGECIAVCPVGALVSSNFQYTANAWELSQIPATCAHCSAGCSLMYEVKHDSIANGGSSKIYRVTNNFEYATLCGAGRFGFDFDIQSSKDEALFNQTLKAFSEAKAIRFSSLITNEEAMILQRLKEKLGVKLFNEEARAYQSFMSAYSSISGKSAFSGTLDAIKQSDGIIVLGGRISSDNPAIRYAMTTAARHNGAKVVYMHPMEDALLQNIITQNIRYEAGSEEGVMAMLAKTLLESGDLSDELKSYLDGLDDGYLCAESNVGDEEFSRITTTFRRLKRKTLIIGSDVLAHNRASNIAKLCALIEANSDFSLVVVPQNVNTVGVSLICDLDNDEAISPVIGYNASGDFVVGSIGDVDMALPALNSQEGTFVSLNYQLLSTNVAVAFEGYCLNDIACALGVVSKYTIDYTAQLPRSKGFSGAEFDTLGNFYGVLGEDNRGYMLESVESPISGELEEIEDLPEFNGTVAYYCNPINQFNSYTARTSQLEEDTALRGSSQFAAAARLQDGESVQIEGCDQVRTFVLDETLKGTIALVPAYDTAFGAMPKRYRFEKIKLKKMGS
- the nuoD gene encoding NADH dehydrogenase (quinone) subunit D; the protein is MQQSNRLRPFFENITFDRADNEMILNFGPQHPSAHGQLRLMLHMQQEQITKAHPDIGYLHRGMEKMAENMIYNEFMPTTDRMDYIASSSNNYGFALAVERLIGLEVPRRAKVIRMLLLETNRLMSHLFWLATTALDIGAMTVFLFAFREREYLMDLIEDYCGARLTHSAVRIGGVPLDLPDNFLGDLRKFLDKLPENIKDYEDLLDTNRIWKMRMENVGVISKEMALSWGCSGVMLRASGVEWDIRKEEPYELYDEVEFNVPVSDKGDNYARYKLYMAEMRESAKILYQVIDMYAGTEPALMAHAPQYISAPKLDIMTQNYSLMQHFVLVTQGMRPPVGEVYIPTESPKGELGYYINSQGGAYPYRLKLRAPSFWHTGILTDLLPGHYIPDVVSIIGTTNIVFGEVDR
- a CDS encoding NADH-quinone oxidoreductase subunit G, with the protein product MNEITITIDGKLVTTQEGEYLLNAARANGIFIPAICYLTRCSPTLACRVCLVEADGKQVYACNAKAKQGMEIVTTTPNILAERRAIMEVYDVNHPLECGVCDQSGECELQNYTLEIGVDSQNYSIKDTHKPAQNWGLIHYDPALCIMCERCITVCKDMIGDGALSTSARGSDAIEATFKESMPKDAYAMWNKLNKSLIAPNGGDTLDCTNCGECSSVCPVGALVSSDYQYTSNAWEHTQIPATCAHCSAGCQISYDIKHTSIENSDPKIYRVKNEWNYVSLCGAGRYGFDFENRDVVKNPEAFTSAIEVFKNSDTIAFTSTITNEEAMILQRLKEKFGYRLVNNEALALKKFLMSYSGVSGKALYNGDLKQVHEADFVVSIGSALKTDNPNARFAMNNALSMNKGAGLYFHPINDPVIEGMSKNLTQLNHAPMMEEAALYLMLDLFGDKATMPTSVTEYLATFHSTKTITIEESVDEKVTETVVKKVLNEESGVEEEVSEEVTKTIKKKVSKEVDVDENRLFDLVNAPAGFADTMTKYLAKKEKFALMVGPDLYTHPHATNCARLVALIEKYTRFSVTMIPNIANTLGVALICELDSTEGSKTIGYNTPRSFTLSALGEGDLDMPSLNQQEGTLTSIDKRVNPTNAALPYGGYTLKDIACALGVCTELTVDYTAQLPVEAGFKNVAFDCLPNHYTNSGEEVRGYLLETKVVSCNGDESVEKLDENLSLSGSIVYLANPVLQFTPFTARAHQLNEEGGLYGSSSFMEANGLNEGESVRVKTQMGEMVLKAMIDSKINGDITYLPTFDSKINSQALFSGYRFNNVTIEKV